Proteins found in one Gammaproteobacteria bacterium genomic segment:
- the epmB gene encoding EF-P beta-lysylation protein EpmB — protein sequence MIPLTANLCQSPAPETGEIAPDSLWQQELAQAIKCPAELLARLGLSADAIPAGIDLDQPFPLRVPRGYVARMRPGDPHDPLLLQVLPRQLEAALQPAFLRDPVGDAAAVASPGLLHKYHGRVLLITTGACPIHCRYCFRRHFPYADNRPDDRHWQAAIDYIARHPDINEVILSGGDPLSLSTRRLADISTALRDIPHLRRLRIHTRMPIVLPSRIDDAFLRWLADLPWQTVLVTHCNHANELGDEVQCALGKIRQLGVTLLNQSVLLRAVNDQVDRLCALSEALFACGVLPYYLHLLDRVQGAAHFEVDEPTAQQLIDGVRRRLPGFLVPQLVRETAGEPYKVPLYLCPGGVTEIT from the coding sequence ATGATACCGCTTACCGCCAACCTTTGTCAGTCACCCGCCCCTGAAACGGGTGAAATCGCGCCCGATAGCCTTTGGCAACAGGAGCTCGCACAGGCCATCAAATGCCCCGCCGAGCTGCTCGCCAGGCTAGGGCTCAGCGCCGACGCGATCCCCGCCGGGATTGATCTGGACCAGCCCTTTCCGCTGCGGGTGCCCCGTGGCTATGTGGCCCGCATGCGGCCGGGGGATCCGCACGATCCCCTGCTGCTGCAGGTTTTACCCCGCCAGCTGGAGGCGGCGCTTCAGCCCGCCTTTCTTCGCGACCCCGTCGGCGACGCGGCGGCGGTGGCCAGCCCCGGCCTGCTGCACAAATACCATGGCCGGGTGTTGCTGATCACCACCGGCGCCTGTCCCATCCATTGTCGCTACTGTTTCCGGCGCCATTTTCCCTATGCCGATAATCGGCCGGATGATCGCCATTGGCAGGCCGCCATCGATTACATTGCGCGCCATCCGGACATCAACGAGGTCATTCTCAGCGGCGGCGACCCGCTGTCCCTGAGCACCCGGCGACTGGCCGACATCAGCACGGCGCTGCGCGATATCCCGCACCTACGGCGGCTACGCATCCACACCCGCATGCCCATCGTGCTGCCCTCACGAATTGATGACGCGTTTTTGCGGTGGCTGGCCGACCTGCCCTGGCAGACGGTGCTGGTCACCCACTGCAATCACGCCAATGAGTTGGGCGACGAGGTGCAATGCGCCCTCGGCAAGATACGCCAGCTCGGCGTCACCCTGCTGAATCAGTCGGTGCTGCTGAGGGCGGTGAACGACCAGGTCGACCGGCTCTGCGCCCTCAGCGAGGCCCTGTTTGCCTGCGGTGTACTGCCCTATTATTTGCACCTGCTGGACCGGGTGCAGGGTGCCGCCCATTTTGAGGTCGATGAACCCACCGCCCAGCAGCTGATTGACGGCGTGCGCCGGCGCCTGCCGGGATTCCTGGTGCCGCAGTTAGTGCGCGAAACGGCGGGCGAACCCTATAAGGTGCCCCTGTATTTATGCCCCGGCGGGGTCACCGAAATAACCTGA